From Maylandia zebra isolate NMK-2024a linkage group LG11, Mzebra_GT3a, whole genome shotgun sequence, one genomic window encodes:
- the nbeal2 gene encoding neurobeachin-like protein 2 isoform X1, translating to MSNHKGGGMASKEKLYELWMLYYTKKDVGYLQQWLEAFVASFERLIDVQSLEPRRLEECSSEVPLLPREVLVFLSTQLWHSALHLTGAAEQNSSTPHPLLLIKFFIIVCRNMENIDPEKTPSFVFETIKLLNFCLNQLKKGKGEKSSLESVVQYGLVLCESLFDPYQTWRRRLAGEEVSLLERNKYKFSPLALPEELPALFHESLQESEKIPEFLTLRLAHLQGAVISGGKKNGLLSITPYSVDDLFSVLRAWCCRTSPEPKDTRLPRLSLQCLTAMIHLLHTSSPVERQVEIRTILENYFQLLNWNRPLSSDQEDRQSWEDSLISLQSQMLTAIPEILQCSDRPVLQAIFLNNNCFEHILRLIQNSKLFQSNRRRPEREVVCDLTTRLLTEVEVDQVWEKGSDSITVHALGVLTAIMSNSPNAKEVFKERIGYSQLFDVLKSQGQPTKRLLQELMNMAVEGAHAHAHHLGISNDQPLLLLLQWLPDLSGQRDLQLLVAQWLATVCGGSLSCRTVAVEAGMVGALLQVLSHPQCLDRQCADSLLGLLQDLGSLCFKPEELKSLLRLLRVGQDNGALAGRVHPYCTRVIRVLSAMAAREGKDSALQYFDLTPPMAGIMVPSIQRWPGSGFAFHAWLCLNMEFPSSHSDFSNNRKPAASSGMGTQHDMGKGPRRKQLYSFFTASGTGLEAFFTMEGVLVVAVCTKKDYMAVALQDYPLADSCWHSVAIVHIPGRRPFGQNLVTIYIDGELRKTAQLRFPSFSEPFTSCCIGSAGHRTTTTTTSPNLPTSFSSTPSPEFAFPSHAPSLIRSQSFPASFAGGRWGSIGDSPVHTIPAGLQDTEWGTPTSLDGLLGTAFICHEALQQTQTRALHAAGPNHVSLFKVEGELSELNSKLLLYYTPQAFKNQICLDLAPSHHYDGRLTGHRVVNWDIKDVINVVGGMGVLLPLLEQVCEAEQVYNGGQEISDLLGPELTSPRGPAAMLLPLNKSAEGRLERNSIAAFLLMVKNLIRQHPVNQESLLHCHGPSIIGAMLSKVPGSMMDMNVLIACQLLLEQVFNEGNSLLLQHLYQHLLFNFRIWTKSHFAVCLAHIQYLQSVINKSKQRMRRKYGVQYILDTVRTYYSVEKDGSSLSDEKQTIQTSLFALLKDFLKSPTQEELHCVLAYVLTVGEEQQVVKALDVLYELLRSSPPREQVQTVLLEWGVEQLYSLLLNPSFGDEARERVFRVLYKILKSERVSERNKHRIKLRDFGYRGLVCCLDNIPVTMTTVRCLYEQVLATDASPSFRDLLAVACLSHRAELTVRLDVCRKLFHLIYSNEDYVKQLAKQPGWQDVLTKLYVKESYEAHAATIADSSNHTPAEPNYRPPLRREQSLVIEDARTDIFMNYRTSQEIEDEDEEDEGGQRDISEGFSDLSQSPPSGGGGPLKNFTGSLHFKSFDSVDQGSHSSSTSNPVDIASSHHEEEGRDYHPLSPFGTSPFDLDLPGVGETGTHTPAGSLTNTPSPLEHYKPFPPLRPRKSSSLSNVLDDTSYGTDPPTGDTISNTSNPQQTPEEELCNLLTNIVFSVLWSGSGAEGAEDVVWRERGQVFSVLTKLGSSCQLVRPPDDIKRSLLEMMLESSLSDLRDAQGAFLPFCPSLVRLLRLLQDFLFAEGTNNHALWSEKIFEGVVNLLDKLNAWHSTPGSPGNTELKEMAQIGLRIITGYIQQQHPTVSEMAYLKLHSLLQTVLCLSWEEVCFLLGRIGSPLWPGGAMDNTNYGQPETFSHLVPIVRTLLDQHADPVNLQKLLPNLPITNGSTTFAQDLKAYCQTLEWQGFYQQQVQPTMEQYELDTFGRSHDIMSNFWNSCFDDLMSTAFKQEKERSDSKSKFQEAIVDPCLKRARTENNRYLIWQKQSSSQQGVVWLHWKSLRRLLTCERAAWANRVQPEVKWKLSNAETYSKMRLKLVPNYNYDPHSEASALRDNMGAESPRGSEPLPLAVAKEAKVSDMEDDQLGEEDLLFWDKTAEGEDESQKEKLVLSEDCELITIVAVVPGRLEVTTHHLYFYDCSSEKEETEEGIGFDFKRPLSQLREVHLRRYNLRRSALELFFIDQAHYFINFKKKVRNKVYSRILGLRPPNLFYFGSRSPQELLKASGLTQKWVCREISNFEYLMQLNTIAGRTYNDLSQYPVFPWVLCDYTSTVLDLEDPAVFRDLSKPIGVVNPRHAQNVREKYESFEDPTGTIDKFHYGTHYSNAAGVMHYMIRMEPFTTLHIQLQSGKFDCSDRQFHSVAAAWQARMESPADVKELIPEFFYFPEFLQNMNGFDLGQLQISQEPVTDVVLPRWATSREDFIRKHKKALESEYVSNHLHEWIDLIFGYKQRGEEAVNALNVFYYCTYEGAVDLDAIANENERKALEGIISNFGQTPCQLLKEPHPPRMSAENASRRQARLDTLPLNIFEHIQKLRPFKEVVSDGFPVVQAVVPKTQTRSITQGSDILVTVSSNGLIGTHNWLPYDKNIANYFTFSKDPTMNNPKTQRFLSGPFAPGVDISAQVLVVSNDGRLLFSGGHWDCSLRVTQLAKGKLVGRICRHVDVVTCLALDLCGIYLISGSRDTSCIVWQVLQQGGFSSSLSPRPVQILCGHDQEVTCVAISTELDMAVSGSKDGTVIVHTVRRGQFLRTLRPPNESCIPAQISGLQVGMEGHIVVQTSLEERSNKKGKYSIHVYSVNGCLLSSFTMEEQVTALHLVSEYVILGTIQGNLHIRDLYSLDALVTPLALRVTVRSVSVTKECSHILVGLEDGKLIVVGAGKPEEVRSGQFSRRLWGSTRRISQVSSGETEYNPTENAGK from the exons AAGGATGTGGGCTATCTGCAGCAGTGGCTGGAGGCATTTGTGGCATCCTTTGAGAGGCTCATTGATGTGCAGTCGCTGGAGCCTCGGAG GCTGGAGGAGTGCAGCTCAGAGGTGCCCCTGCTCCCCCGGGAGGTCCTGGTGTTCCTTAGCACGCAGCTATGGCACAGTGCGCTACACCTCACCGGCGCTGCAGagcaaaacagcagcactccaCACCCACTGCTCCTCATCAAGTTCTTCATCATTGTTTGCAG GAATATGGAGAACATTGATCCAGAGAAGACCCCTAGTTTTGTTTTCGAGACTATCAAACTTTTGAATTTCTGTTTAAACCAG TTAAAGAAGGGAAAAGGGGAGAAATCGTCTCTGGAGTCGGTCGTGCAGTACGGACTTGTGCTGTGCGAGAGCCTGTTTGACCCTTATCAGACGTGGAGGAGACGCCTAGCAGG ggaggaggtgagcTTGCTGGAGAGGAACAAGTATAAGTTCTCCCCGCTGGCCTTGCCAGAAGAGCTGCCTGCCCTCTTCCATG AAAGTCTGCAGGAGAGCGAGAAGATCCCAGAGTTCCTCACGCTCAGATTGGCTCATCTCCAAGGCGCTGTCATCAGTGGAGGAAAG AAGAATGGTCTTCTTTCCATCACTCCTTACTCTGTGGATGACCTCTTCTCGGTCCTGCGAGCATGGTGCTGCCGGACCTCCCCTGAACCCAAGGACACCAGACTCCCGCGGCTGAGCTTGCAGTGCCTGACAGCGATGATCCATCTCCTGCACACCAGCAGCCCTGTGGAGCGGCAGGTGGAGATCAGGACCATCCTGGAGAACTACTTCCAGCTCCTCAACTGGAACCGTCCACTTAGCAGCGATCAGGAAGACAGGCAGTCCTGGGAAGACAGCCTGATCTCGCTCCAGAGCCAAATGCTAA CTGCTATTCCTGAGATCCTGCAGTGCTCTGACAGACCAGTCCTTCAAGCTATCTTCCTGAACAACAACTGCTTTGAACACATCCTCAGACTCATTCAGAACAGCAAG CTCTTTCAGAGCAACAGGCGTAGGCCGGAGCGTGAGGTTGTGTGTGACCTCACCACGCGTTTACTCACTGAGGTCGAAGTGGACCAG GTCTGGGAGAAAGGGTCAGACAGTATTACAGTTCATGCTTTGGGAGTCCTCACAGCTATAATGAGTAACTCACCCAATGCTAAG GAGGTTTTCAAGGAGAGGATTGGCTACTCCCAGCTATTTGACGTGCTGAAGAGTCAAGGTCAACCCACCAAAAGGCTTCTGCAAGAGCTGATGAACATG GCGGTGGAGGGCGCGCACGCCCATGCTCATCACCTTGGCATTAGTAACGACCAGCCtctgctcctgctcctgcagTGGCTGCCTGACCTTTCAGGTCAGAGGGACCTGCAGCTGTTGGTTGCTCAGTGGCTGGCTACCGTTTGCGGTGGCTCCTTGTCTTGTCGCACGGTGGCTGTGGAAGCAGGCATGGTGGGGGCTCTGCTGCAGGTGCTCTCCCATCCCCAGTGTCTGGACAGGCAGTGTGCAGACTCCCTGCTGGGCCTCTTGCAGGACTTGGGCTCTCTATGTTTCAAACCAGAGGAGCTGAAGAGTCTCTTGAGACTCCTCAGGGTTGGCCAGGACAACGGCGCACTGGCAGGGAGGGTCCACCCCTACTGCACTCGCGTTATACGTGTGCTTTCAGCCATGGCAGCCAGAGAAGGAAAGGACAGTGCCTTGCAATATTTTGATCTTACACCCCCGATGGCAGGGATCATGGTGCCCTCAATCCAGCGATGGCCAGGCAGTGGGTTTGCTTTTCACGCTTGGCTCTGCCTTAACATGGAGTTCCCCTCTTCTCACTCAGACTTCTCCAACAACCGTAAACCTGCTGCCAGCTCTGGCATGGGTACTCAGCATGACATGGGAAAGGGACCACGCAGGAAACAGCTCTACAG TTTCTTCACAGCGAGTGGAACTGGACTGGAGGCCTTCTTCACCATGGAGGGCGTGCTGGTGGTGGCTGTTTGCACTAAGAAAGACTACATGGCTGTTGCTCTGCAAGACTATCCACTAGCTGACTCGTGCTGG CATTCAGTGGCTATAGTTCACATCCCAGGCCGCCGTCCTTTTGGTCAGAATTTGGTCACTATCTACATCGACGGGGAGCTGCGTAAAACCGCACAGCTTCGCTTTCCATCTTTCAGTGAG CCTTTTACATCCTGCTGCATCGGCTCTGCAGGCCATCGGaccactaccaccaccacctctcCTAACCTGCCCACATCATTTTCCTCCACTCCGTCACCTGAGTTTGCCTTCCCCTCCCATGCCCCCTCCCTCATCCGTTCCCAATCCTTCCCAGCTTCCTTTGCGGGTGGCCGCTGGGGGTCCATAGGAGACTCTCCAGTGCACACAATCCCAGCAGGACTGCAGGACACGGAGTGGGGGACACCCACATCCCTGGATGGGCTCCTAGGCACTGCCTTCATCTGCCACGAAGCTCTGCAGCAAACCCAAACAAGAGCTCTACATGCTGCAG GCCCCAATCACGTGTCCTTATTCAAAGTGGAAGGAGAGCTGTCTGAACTCAATAGCAAACTGCTGCTGTACTACACTCCACAG GCCTTTAAAAATCAGATATGTCTGGACCTGGCACCCAGTCACCATTATGATGGCAGGCTTACAGGACACAGGGTGGTGAACTGGGACATCAAG GATGTTATAAACGTGGTCGGTGGTATGGGGGTTTTGCTGCCCCTGCTTGAGCAGGTGTGTGAGGCTGAACAAGTTTACAATGGAGGTCAGGAGATCTCAGACTTGCTGGGGCCAGAACTCACTTCCCCCAGAGGCCCTGCTGCAATGCTGCTGCCGCTGAACAAATCTGCAG AGGGCAGACTAGAGAGAAACAGCATCGCCGCGTTCCTGCTGATGGTGAAAAACTTGATTCGCCAACACCCCGTTAATCAAGAGAGCCTCTTGCACTGCCACGGCCCAAGCATCATAGGAGCCATGCTCAGCAAA GTTCCAGGCAGTATGATGGACATGAATGTTTTAATAgcatgtcagctgctgctggagcaGGTTTTCAATGAGGGCAACAGTCTGCTCTTACAGCATCTCTACCAGCACCTGCTCTTTAATTTCCGCATCTGGACCAAAAGCCACTTTGCTGTTTGTCTGG CACACATACAATACCTGCAGTCTGTGATAAACAAAAGCAAGCAGCGGATGAGGAGGAAGTACGGCGTTCAGTACATACTGGATACCGTTCGAACATACTACAG TGTGGAGAAAGACGGCAGCTCTCTGTCTGATGAGAAGCAGACGATTCAAACCTCTCTCTTCGCCTTGCTGAAAGATTTTCTTAAGTCTCCTACACAAGAGGAGCTTCACTGCGTCCTTGCCTACGTTCTGACTGTAGgagaggagcagcag GTGGTGAAGGCCTTGGATGTGCTGTATGAGCTCTTGAGGAGCAGCCCTCCTCGCGAGCAGGTGCAGACAGTGCTGCTGGAGTGGGGCGTGGAGCAGCTGTACAGTTTGCTGCTCAATCCAAGCTTTGGGGATGAGGCCAGAGAGAGGGTCTTCAGG GTTTTGTACAAGATCCTCAAGAGCGAGCGTGTGTCGGAGCGCAACAAGCATCGCATTAAACTAAGGGATTTTGGCTATCGTGGACTTGTTTGCTGTCTTGATAACATTCCCGTAACCATGACCACTGTCCGGTGTCTGTACGAGCAGGTCCTCGCTACAG ATGCCAGTCCTAGTTTTAGAGACCTCCTGGCTGTGGCCTGTCTGTCCCATCGAGCTGAACTTACTGTCCGACTGGACGTGTGTCGCAAG CTCTTTCATCTGATCTACTCCAATGAGGATTACGTGAAACAGCTTGCGAAGCAGCCTGGCTGGCAGGATGTTCTCACCAAACTCTATGTGAAAGAGTCCTATGAGGCCCACGCCGCCACCATTGCCGACTCGAGCAACCACACTCCAGCAGAACCAAACTACCGGCCGCCTCTGCGCAGAGAGCAATCCCTGGTCATAGAGgacgcacgcacagacatttTCATGAACTACCGCACCTCGCAGGAAATCGAGGATGAGGACGAGGAGGATGAAGGTGGACAGCGGGACATCTCTGAGGGTTTCTCGGATTTATCACAGTCGCCTCCCAGTGGAGGCGGAGGCCCGCTGAAAAACTTCACAGGCTCCCTGCATTTCAAGTCGTTTGACTCGGTGGATCAGGGGAGCCACTCATCCTCTACCTCCAATCCCGTTGACATCGCCTCGTCTCACCATGAAGAAGAGGGAAGGGACTACCATCCGCTCTCCCCCTTCGGTACATCACCTTTTGATTTGGATTTGCCAGGTGTGGGAGagactggcacacacacacctgctggTAGTCTGACCAACACACCATCCCCTCTAGAGCACTACAAACCATTCCCACCGCTCAGACCAAGGAAGAGCTCCAGTTTGTCCAATGTGCTGGATGACACCAGCTATGGGACCGATCCTCCTACTGGAGACACAATCTCCAACACGTCCAACCCACAG CAGACCCCTGAGGAGGAGCTGTGCAACCTGCTAACCAACATCGTGTTCTCCGTCCTGTGGAGCGGCAGCGGAGCGGAGGGCGCGGAAGATGTGGTGTGGAGAGAGCGAGGACAGGTATTTTCTGTTCTCACCAAACTGGGCTCCTCCTGCCAGCTGGTCCGCCCTCCCGATGACATCAAACGCAG CTTGTTGGAGATGATGCTGGAGTCATCACTGTCAGACCTGAGGGACGCCCAGGGAGCGTTCCTGCCTTTCTGTCCCAGTCTCGTTCGGCTCCTCAGGCTGCTGCAGGACTTCCTGTTTGCAGAGGGTACAAACAACCACGCGCTGTGGAGTGAAAAG ATCTTTGAAGGGGTGGTGAACCTGCTGGACAAGTTAAACGCCTGGCATAGCACCCCTGGAAGTCCAGGAAACACTGAACTGAAGGAAATGGCCCAGATCGGCCTGCGTATCATCACCGGATATATCCAACAGCAGCACCCCACG GTGAGTGAGATGGCCTATCTCAAGCTCCACAGCCTTCTTCAGACTGTGCTCTGCCTGAGCTGGGAAGAGGTGTGCTTCTTGCTGGGGCGGATTGGTTCCCCCTTGTGGCCTGGTGGTGCAATGGACAACACCAACTACGGACAGCCAGAGACCTTTTCCCACCTTGTGCCCATCGTGCGTACGCTACTTGACCAGCACGCCGACCCCGTCAACCTCCAGAAGCTCCTGCCCAACCTGCCCATCACCAACGGCAGCACCACCTTCGCCCAGGACCTGAAGGCCTATTGTCAAACACTGGAGTGGCAAGGCTTTTACCAGCAGCAG GTTCAGCCCACCATGGAGCAGTACGAGCTGGACACGTTTGGGAGGAGCCATGACATCATGTCCAATTTCTGGAACTCGTGCTTCGATGACCTGATGAGTACAGCCTTTaaacaggagaaagaaagatcTGACAGCAAATCCAAATTTCAG GAGGCAATAGTGGATCCCTGCTTGAAGCGAGCCCGGACTGAGAACAACAGGTACCTCATTTGGCAGAAGCAGAGCTCCAGCCAGCAGGGGGTGGTGTGGCTGCACTGGAAGTCTCTCCGCAGGCTTTTGACCTGTGAGAGAGCAGCATGGGCCAACAG AGTTCAGCCGGAAGTAAAATGGAAATTGTCCAATGCAGAGACATATTCAAAGATGCGCCTCAAACTTGTGCCCAACTATAACTACGATCCACACAGCGAGGCCAGCGCCCTGCGGGATAACATGG GAGCTGAAAGCCCCCGTGGCTCCGAACCCCTCCCACTGGCTGTTGCTAAGGAAGCAAAAGTAAGCGACATGGAGGACGATCAGTTAGGAGAAGAGGACCTTCTCTTTTGGGATAAGAC GGCGGAGGGAGAAGACGAGAGCCAGAAAGAAAAGCTGGTTCTGTCTGAAGACTGTGAGCTCATCACCATCGTGGCAGTTGTTCCCGGTCGTCTGGAGGTTACCACACATCACTTGTACTTCTATGACTGCAGCAGTGAGAAAGAGGAGACAGAGGAGG GAATTGGGTTTGATTTCAAGCGACCTCTGTCACAGCTCAGAGAGGTTCATTTGAGGCGCTACAACCTGCGAAGGTCTGCACTGGAGCTTTTCTTCATCGACCAGGCTCACTACTTCATCAACTTCAAAAAGAAG GTACGAAACAAAGTCTATTCTAGGATACTCGGTCTGCGGCCTCCAAACCTCTTTTACTTTGGCTCCCGCTCTCCCCAAGAGCTGCTGAAGGCATCTGGGCTCACACAG AAATGGGTGTGCAGAGAGATCTCCAATTTTGAGTATTTGATGCAACTGAACACCATTGCTGGACGCACTTACAACGACCTGTCGCAGTACCCTGTG tttccctgggtcttgtGCGACTACACCTCTACTGTTCTGGATCTGGAGGACCCTGCAGTGTTCAGGGATTTATCCAAACCCATCGGTGTGGTCAACCCACGTCATGCACAGAATGTCAGAGAGAA aTATGAGAGCTTTGAGGACCCAACGGGCACCATTGACAAATTCCACTATGGCACACACTACTCTAATGCAGCAGGAGTCATGCACTACATGATCCGCATGGAGCCATTCACCACCCTGCATATCCAGCTACAGAGTGGAAA GTTTGACTGCTCTGACAGACAGTTCCACTCGGTGGCAGCAGCCTGGCAGGCTCGCATGGAGAGTCCAGCTGATGTCAAAGAGCTCATCCCAGAGTTCTTTTACTTCCCAGAATTCCTGCAGAATATGAACG GCTTCGACCTAGGCCAGTTACAGATATCTCAGGAGCCTGTGACAGATGTTGTGCTGCCTCGCTGGGCGACATCAAGGGAAGACTTTAtcagaaaacacaagaaagcCCTG GAGTCTGAGTACGTGTCCAATCACCTCCATGAGTGGATTGACCTGATCTTTGGTTATAAGCAGAGAGGCGAAGAGGCAGTGAATGCCCTCAATGTCTTCTACTACTGTACTTATGAGG GTGCAGTAGATCTGGATGCAATAGCCAATGAGAATGAGCGCAAGGCCTTGGAGGGCATCATCAGCAACTTTGGACAGACACCTTGTCAGCTCCTTAAG GAGCCTCATCCGCCTCGCATGTCAGCTGAGAACGCATCAAGGCGGCAGGCCCGTCTGGACACTCTCCCCCTGAATATCTTTGAACATATCCAAAAACTCCGGCCATTTAAGGAG GTGGTAAGTGATGGCTTTCCTGTGGTCCAAGCTGTGGTACCAAAGACACAGACCCGCTCCATCACCCAGGGCTCAGATATACTG GTGACCGTCAGTTCCAACGGGTTGATAGGGACACACAACTGGCTGCCGTACGACAAAAACATCGCCAACTACTTCACCTTCTCTAAAGACCCCACGATGAATAATCCTAA AACTCAGCGTTTCTTGAGCGGACCTTTCGCTCCTGGGGTCGACATCAGCGCTCAGGTGCTGGTCGTGTCTAATGATGGTCGCCTGCTGTTCAGCGGGGGACACTGGGATTGCAGTCTCCGCGTCACCCAGCTGGCGAAAGGCAAGCTGGTTGGAAGGATCTGCCGGCACGTTG ACGTTGTTACTTGCTTGGCTCTGGATCTCTGTGGCATCTACCTCATCTCTGGTTCAAGGGACACATCCTGTATAGTGTGGCAGGTTCTACAGCAG GGTGGTTTCTCCAGCAGCTTGTCTCCCCGGCCAGTACAGATTCTCTGTGGGCATGACCAGGAGGTAACCTGTGTGGCCATCAGCACTGAACTGGACATGGCTGTCTCAGGATCAAAG GATGGAACTGTGATAGTGCACACAGTCCGACGAGGCCAGTTCTTGCGAACATTGCGGCCACCTAACGAAAGCTGCATACCCGCCCAAATCTCCGGGCTACAGGTGGGAATGGAAGGCCACATTGTGGTACAGACGTCTCTGGAGGAACGCTCCAACAAGAAG GGCAAGTACTCCATTCATGTTTACTCAGTGAACGGCTGTCTGCTGTCTTCTTTCACCATGGAGGAGCAGGTGACTGCACTCCACCTGGTGTCTGAATATGTCATCCTGGGAACTATTCAAGGCAACCTCCACATTCGGGACTTATACAG CCTGGATGCTTTGGTGACACCCCTGGCCTTGAGGGTCACTGTGAGGAGTGTGTCTGTCACCAAAGAGTGCAGCCACATCCTAGTGGGACTAGAAGACGGGAAGTTAATTGTGGTGGGGGCTGGGAAACCAGAGGAG gttCGCTCAGGACAATTCTCCCGTCGTCTGTGGGGCTCCACGCGCCGCATCTCTCAGGTGTCGTCAGGTGAAACAGAGTACAATCCCACAGAGAATGCTGGCAAATGA